Proteins found in one Polyangiaceae bacterium genomic segment:
- a CDS encoding response regulator encodes MSNVALVVDDSRSIRMLVSKVLKQAGFEVMEAENGKDALAKLTEKSSVQLVITDLNMPVMDGLELIRAIRQDAQHKFTPVVFLTTESEEAKKEEAKSAGATGWIIKPFHPEKVMTVVRRVVT; translated from the coding sequence ATGAGCAACGTGGCGCTGGTGGTGGACGATTCGCGGTCCATCCGCATGCTGGTCTCGAAAGTCCTGAAACAGGCTGGCTTCGAGGTGATGGAGGCCGAGAACGGCAAGGACGCCCTGGCCAAGCTCACCGAGAAATCGAGCGTTCAGCTCGTGATCACCGACCTGAACATGCCGGTGATGGACGGCCTGGAGCTCATCCGCGCGATTCGGCAAGACGCTCAACACAAGTTCACCCCCGTCGTGTTCCTGACCACGGAATCCGAGGAGGCGAAGAAGGAGGAGGCGAAAAGCGCCGGAGCCACGGGCTGGATCATCAAGCCCTTCCATCCCGAAAAGGTGATGACGGTCGTTCGCCGCGTGGTGACTTGA